One window of the Vigna radiata var. radiata cultivar VC1973A chromosome 1, Vradiata_ver6, whole genome shotgun sequence genome contains the following:
- the LOC106773260 gene encoding kinesin-like protein KIN-13B isoform X1, producing the protein MPRSNSAAHHHRQSSDNYILDAHRSWLQSSTFAQEFGARSSSLRKIDDDRILSSGLLDLHSLDTELLPETYGDHNEYFTNHTVLGQSFDDYESILSGNKHVQRSRGLPENIFLKSVPTEKERANNVAKIKVAVRKRPLNKKEIAKREEDIISIDSNFLTVHERKLKVDLTEYVEKHEFVFDAVLNEDVSNNEVYAETVEPIVPLIFQRIKATCFAYGQTGSGKTYTMQPLPLKASQDILRLMHHTYWNQGFQLFVSFFEIYGGKLFDLLNDRKKLFMREDGKQQVCIVGLQEYRVSKVETIKEFIEKGNATRSTGTTGANEESSRSHAILQLCIKRSADGTESKPARLVGKLSFIDLAGSERGADTTDNDKQTRIEGAEINKSLLALKECIRALDNDQGHIPFRGSKLTEVLRDSFVGNSRTVMISCISPSSGSCEHTLNTLRYADRVKSLSKGNNSRRDPLSSSNLRESTVLPGSSILAHDDTLEDEITYVSSDRNRFGWPRHPERELSPPNNVDRVPSGRMGGNLASSGYSNPPNGSRGGQNDRTANEYDYIGPIHEQDRTRKTIKRVDNNHLSAFENKKKIESRVNIDASLFQTTYSDPDDNLNALLKEEEDLVTAHRRQVEETIDIVREEMNLLVEADQPGNQLDDYISKLNTILSQKATGILQLQTQLAQFQRRLNEYNVFVSSGN; encoded by the exons ATGCCGCGATCCAATTCCGCCGCGCACCACCACCGTCAGAGCTCCGACAACTACATCCTCGACGCTCACAGAAGCTGGTTACAGTCTTCGACTTTCGCGCAG GAGTTCGGGGCTCGATCTTCGAGCTTGAGGAAAATTGACGATGATCGTATTTTGAGCAGCGGCTTGCTTGATCTGCATTCCTTAGATACCGAGCTTTTACCTGAG ACGTATGGTGATCACAATGAATACTTCACTAATCACACTGTTCTGGGACAGAGTTTTGATGACTATGAATCAATCCTCTCTGGTAACAAACATGTACAAAGGTCTCGGGGATTGCCTGAGAACATTTTTCTGAAAAGTGTCCCAACAGAAAAGGAGAGAGCAAACAATGTTGCCAAGATTAAAGTAGCG GTCCGGAAGAGACCCCTTAATAAGAAGGAAATAGCAAAGAGAGAAGAAGACATTATTTCTATAGATTCAAATTTTCTCACAGTGCATGAAAGAAAACTCAAG GTGGACTTAACAGAATATGTTGAGAAACATGAATTTGTCTTTGATGCTGTGCTGAACGAAGATGTTTCAAATAATGAA GTATATGCCGAGACTGTGGAGCCAATTGTTCCTCTAATTTTCCAACGAATAAAAGCAACTTGCTTTGCATACGGTCAAACTG GCAGTGGGAAGACATATACTATGCAACCATTGCCTCTCAAAGCTTCAcaagatattttaagattaatgCACCACACCTACTGGAATCAAGGTTTCCAATTGTTTGTTAGTTTCTTTGAAATATATGGGGGAAAACTTTTTGATCTCCTCAATGATCGAAA AAAACTTTTCATGAGGGAGGATGGGAAACAACAGGTTTGCATTGTTGGCTTGCAAGAATATAGAGTATCTAAAGTAGAGACAATCAAGGAATTTATTGAGAAAGGAAATGCCACAAGAAGTACTGGCACAACTGGAGCAAATGAGGAATCCTCTCGATCACATGCTATACTTCAGCTATGCATTAAGAGATCAGCTGATGGGACTGAATCAAAGCCTGCTCGACTTGTGGGCAAACTATCTTTTATAGATCTGGCTGGAAGTGAACGAGGTGCAGATACTACAGATAATGACAAGCAGACTAg GATTGAAGGGgcagaaataaataaaagcttaCTTGCTCTGAAAGAATGCATTAGAGCTTTGGACAATGACCAAGGGCATATCCCTTTCAGAGGAAGTAAATTGACGGAAGTTCTGCGAGATTCTTTTGTTGGTAATTCGCGCACTGTAATGATATCATGCATTTCACCTAGCTCAGGTTCATGCGAGCATACTCTTAACACGTTAAGATATGCTGACAG AGTGAAGAGCCTGTCAAAAGGAAACAACTCTAGAAGGGATCCTCTTTCTTCCTCAAACCTGAGAGAGTCCACTGTGTTGCCTGGGTCTTCAATTTTAGCTCATGATGATACCTTGGAGGATGAAATAACGTATGTCTCCAGTGACAGGAATCGATTTGGTTGGCCAAGACATCCAGAAAGAGAACTCTCTCCTCCAAATAATGTGGACCGTGTTCCAAGTGGTAGAATGGGGGGAAATTTGGCGTCATCTGGGTATTCTAATCCACCAAACGGTTCAAGAGGTGGTCAAAATGACAGAACTGCAAATGAATATGATTACATAGGACCCATACACGAACAAGACAGAACAAGAAAAACGATTAAGAGGGTGGATAACAACCACTTATCTGCTTTTGAGAACAAGAAGAAGATAGAATCTCGGGTTAATATTGATGCATCACTTTTTCAGACTACTTATTCTGATCCGGATGATAATTTAAATGCCCTCCTGAAG GAAGAGGAAGATCTAGTAACAGCTCATCGTAGACAGGTGGAGGAAACCATAGACATTGTTAGAGAG GAGATGAATTTACTTGTTGAAGCTGACCAACCAGGGAATCAATTGGATGATTATATTTCCAAATTGAATACCATTTTATCACAAAAGGCTACAGGAATCCTTCAATTGCAGACACAGTTGGCTCAGTTTCAGAGACGTTTAAACGAGTATAATGTTTTCGTATCTTCTGGTAATTGA
- the LOC106773260 gene encoding kinesin-like protein KIN-13B isoform X2 yields MPRSNSAAHHHRQSSDNYILDAHRSWLQSSTFAQEFGARSSSLRKIDDDRILSSGLLDLHSLDTELLPESFDDYESILSGNKHVQRSRGLPENIFLKSVPTEKERANNVAKIKVAVRKRPLNKKEIAKREEDIISIDSNFLTVHERKLKVDLTEYVEKHEFVFDAVLNEDVSNNEVYAETVEPIVPLIFQRIKATCFAYGQTGSGKTYTMQPLPLKASQDILRLMHHTYWNQGFQLFVSFFEIYGGKLFDLLNDRKKLFMREDGKQQVCIVGLQEYRVSKVETIKEFIEKGNATRSTGTTGANEESSRSHAILQLCIKRSADGTESKPARLVGKLSFIDLAGSERGADTTDNDKQTRIEGAEINKSLLALKECIRALDNDQGHIPFRGSKLTEVLRDSFVGNSRTVMISCISPSSGSCEHTLNTLRYADRVKSLSKGNNSRRDPLSSSNLRESTVLPGSSILAHDDTLEDEITYVSSDRNRFGWPRHPERELSPPNNVDRVPSGRMGGNLASSGYSNPPNGSRGGQNDRTANEYDYIGPIHEQDRTRKTIKRVDNNHLSAFENKKKIESRVNIDASLFQTTYSDPDDNLNALLKEEEDLVTAHRRQVEETIDIVREEMNLLVEADQPGNQLDDYISKLNTILSQKATGILQLQTQLAQFQRRLNEYNVFVSSGN; encoded by the exons ATGCCGCGATCCAATTCCGCCGCGCACCACCACCGTCAGAGCTCCGACAACTACATCCTCGACGCTCACAGAAGCTGGTTACAGTCTTCGACTTTCGCGCAG GAGTTCGGGGCTCGATCTTCGAGCTTGAGGAAAATTGACGATGATCGTATTTTGAGCAGCGGCTTGCTTGATCTGCATTCCTTAGATACCGAGCTTTTACCTGAG AGTTTTGATGACTATGAATCAATCCTCTCTGGTAACAAACATGTACAAAGGTCTCGGGGATTGCCTGAGAACATTTTTCTGAAAAGTGTCCCAACAGAAAAGGAGAGAGCAAACAATGTTGCCAAGATTAAAGTAGCG GTCCGGAAGAGACCCCTTAATAAGAAGGAAATAGCAAAGAGAGAAGAAGACATTATTTCTATAGATTCAAATTTTCTCACAGTGCATGAAAGAAAACTCAAG GTGGACTTAACAGAATATGTTGAGAAACATGAATTTGTCTTTGATGCTGTGCTGAACGAAGATGTTTCAAATAATGAA GTATATGCCGAGACTGTGGAGCCAATTGTTCCTCTAATTTTCCAACGAATAAAAGCAACTTGCTTTGCATACGGTCAAACTG GCAGTGGGAAGACATATACTATGCAACCATTGCCTCTCAAAGCTTCAcaagatattttaagattaatgCACCACACCTACTGGAATCAAGGTTTCCAATTGTTTGTTAGTTTCTTTGAAATATATGGGGGAAAACTTTTTGATCTCCTCAATGATCGAAA AAAACTTTTCATGAGGGAGGATGGGAAACAACAGGTTTGCATTGTTGGCTTGCAAGAATATAGAGTATCTAAAGTAGAGACAATCAAGGAATTTATTGAGAAAGGAAATGCCACAAGAAGTACTGGCACAACTGGAGCAAATGAGGAATCCTCTCGATCACATGCTATACTTCAGCTATGCATTAAGAGATCAGCTGATGGGACTGAATCAAAGCCTGCTCGACTTGTGGGCAAACTATCTTTTATAGATCTGGCTGGAAGTGAACGAGGTGCAGATACTACAGATAATGACAAGCAGACTAg GATTGAAGGGgcagaaataaataaaagcttaCTTGCTCTGAAAGAATGCATTAGAGCTTTGGACAATGACCAAGGGCATATCCCTTTCAGAGGAAGTAAATTGACGGAAGTTCTGCGAGATTCTTTTGTTGGTAATTCGCGCACTGTAATGATATCATGCATTTCACCTAGCTCAGGTTCATGCGAGCATACTCTTAACACGTTAAGATATGCTGACAG AGTGAAGAGCCTGTCAAAAGGAAACAACTCTAGAAGGGATCCTCTTTCTTCCTCAAACCTGAGAGAGTCCACTGTGTTGCCTGGGTCTTCAATTTTAGCTCATGATGATACCTTGGAGGATGAAATAACGTATGTCTCCAGTGACAGGAATCGATTTGGTTGGCCAAGACATCCAGAAAGAGAACTCTCTCCTCCAAATAATGTGGACCGTGTTCCAAGTGGTAGAATGGGGGGAAATTTGGCGTCATCTGGGTATTCTAATCCACCAAACGGTTCAAGAGGTGGTCAAAATGACAGAACTGCAAATGAATATGATTACATAGGACCCATACACGAACAAGACAGAACAAGAAAAACGATTAAGAGGGTGGATAACAACCACTTATCTGCTTTTGAGAACAAGAAGAAGATAGAATCTCGGGTTAATATTGATGCATCACTTTTTCAGACTACTTATTCTGATCCGGATGATAATTTAAATGCCCTCCTGAAG GAAGAGGAAGATCTAGTAACAGCTCATCGTAGACAGGTGGAGGAAACCATAGACATTGTTAGAGAG GAGATGAATTTACTTGTTGAAGCTGACCAACCAGGGAATCAATTGGATGATTATATTTCCAAATTGAATACCATTTTATCACAAAAGGCTACAGGAATCCTTCAATTGCAGACACAGTTGGCTCAGTTTCAGAGACGTTTAAACGAGTATAATGTTTTCGTATCTTCTGGTAATTGA